The following proteins are encoded in a genomic region of Cryptomeria japonica chromosome 11, Sugi_1.0, whole genome shotgun sequence:
- the LOC131068295 gene encoding uncharacterized protein LOC131068295: MDRSKREEGSASYVHGGYHPVNRGDLLNEERYVVQSKLGWGGFSTVWLAWDTQLNKYVALKISKSNDSCYTKMALREIQTLKAIAQADPEDKECVVKLLDDFIHAGPHGNHVCLVLELLGDNLRTLLKHYSGKGIPLHMVKEICFHILRGLDFLHGKLSIVHTDLKPENILLPSTIDPEKDPKKLAVPLIPSSNKGKSPIATSSSSGSNICKTGNQQMGLKQKGKLVAQDCGIAANDDVEEKLGLEARAVQRKTWSNKKILSGAWEENLAQKIRELSINNLPEKQSTMASLDLKCKIADLGNALHLPIKLIVPIQTFRYKCPETLMGSPFSTPADMWSVGCIAFELATGDFLFNPQGENDQERVVNHLGLMMELLGVIPKRIDPGGKVSKDLFDKKANLKGCRNCGRTLINMLRDKFGFAKRDADYFRDFLIALLHFVPEKRPTAMQAILHPWLDGGLRLLQPSSSPPQTQQNAEVIPEDNTTV; this comes from the coding sequence ATGGACAGGTCCAAAAGAGAGGAAGGCTCCGCAAGTTACGTTCATGGAGGATACCACCCTGTGAATAGAGGCGATCTCTTGAATGAAGAGCGCTATGTGGTGCAATCCAAGCTGGGCTGGGGCGGTTTCTCCACTGTTTGGCTTGCCTGGGACACCCAACTCAACAAATATGTGGCCCTCAagatatcaaagagcaatgatagCTGTTATACTAAAATGGCCCTTCGTGAGATTCAAACCTTGAAAGCAATAGCACAGGCTGATCCAGAGGACAAGGAATGTGTGGTTAAATTGCTTGATGATTTCATACACGCTGGACCACATGGGAATCATGTCTGTTTGGTTCTTGAGCTTTTAGGAGACAATTTAAGGACACTTCTCAAACATTATAGTGGGAAGGGCATTCCATTGCACATGGTAAAGGAAATCTGTTTTCATATCTTGCGAGGACTTGACTTCTTGCATGGGAAACTTTCAATTGTTCACACAGATCTCAAACCGGAAAACATTCTTTTGCCATCCACCATTGACCCTGAAAAAGATCCAAAGAAGCTTGCTGTCCCACTTATACCTTCTTCTAACAAAGGTAAATCCCCCATTGCTACAAGCTCATCTTCTGGATCAAATATTTGCAAGACAGGAAATCAGCAGATGGGATTGAAACAGAAGGGCAAATTAGTAGCTCAAGATTGTGGGATTGCAGCAAATGATgatgtagaggagaagttgggtcTCGAAGCCCGAGCTGTACAAAGAAAGACATGGAGCAACAAAAAGATCTTGTCTGGGGCCTGGGAAGAAAACCTTGCACAGAAAATTAGAGAACTCAGTATTAACAACCTTCCTGAGAAGCAGAGTACAATGGCGTCCCTTGATCTTAAGTGCAAGATAGCTGATCTGGGTAATGCCCTCCACCTCCCTATTAAATTAATTGTTCCTATTCAAACATTTCGTTACAAGTGTCCAGAGACCCTTATGGGATCTCCATTCTCTACTCCAGCAGATATGTGGTCTGTTGGATGCATTGCCTTTGAACTTGCCACAGGTGATTTCTTGTTTAATCCTCAGGGGGAGAACGATCAAGAGAGGGTTGTAAATCACCTGGGCTTAATGATGGAGCTCCTTGGTGTGATACCCAAGAGAATTGATCCGGGTGGCAAGGTTTCTAAAGATTTATTCGACAAGAAGGCTAATCTAAAAGGCTGTAGGAACTGTGGAAGGACATTGATCAATATGCTTCGAGATAAATTTGGGTTTGCCAAAAGGGATGCAGATTATTTCAGGGATTTTCTTATTGCTCTCTTACATTTTGTACCGGAAAAGCGACCGACTGCAATGCAAGCCATTCTTCACCCCTGGCTTGATGGTGGGCTCCGCCTTCTTCAaccatcatcatccccaccccaaACACAGCAAAATGCTGAGGTTATTCCAGAAGACAATACAACAGTTTAG